Proteins found in one Methanospirillum hungatei JF-1 genomic segment:
- a CDS encoding replication factor C large subunit, producing MDWAEKYRPRHLNEMVGNREALHQMSEWATRWTVESPPLILYGKPGIGKTSSAWALAHDMNWEVVELNASDQRTKAVIEKVAGGSASTGSLTGAARKLIILDEADNLQGNADRGGARAIAEVIRQARQPLILIANDLYGLDGTIRNLCTKVQFKALPAKSLVPRLREICSREQLTCSAQALTDIAEQSGGDIRSAVTMLYASAIGKDTVGEDDVSISAKDSRASIFDLVAATLGYRQVPSLLDMSMSVDETPDTILQWIEGNLGVLPDRKKTAQAYAALSRADMYLGYTFLTQYYTLWRYATSVMLYGVHDVMKGRPSGYAKIMPPSRWRQMSVAKKQKTIREQLLSDMGTSMHMSASTVRNLYLCPISLLAKQFPEQFAKSYDLDVDKLDILIHDPATSKSIIKKIEDEKKQIEKELKKKKKEEDAKGKKARGSKKEKEPIVEETPSIDSFSSQEPGNPPEQPSTEPVEKDKKSSQSTLFSF from the coding sequence ATGGACTGGGCTGAGAAGTATCGTCCCCGGCATCTGAATGAGATGGTGGGCAACCGGGAGGCATTGCACCAGATGAGTGAATGGGCGACCCGGTGGACTGTGGAATCCCCTCCTCTCATACTCTATGGTAAGCCCGGTATAGGAAAAACTTCCAGTGCATGGGCACTTGCACATGACATGAACTGGGAAGTTGTGGAACTCAATGCAAGCGATCAACGAACCAAAGCAGTCATTGAAAAGGTTGCAGGTGGAAGCGCAAGTACCGGCTCACTCACCGGTGCCGCGAGAAAACTCATCATTCTTGATGAAGCAGACAATCTTCAGGGAAATGCGGATCGCGGAGGAGCACGTGCAATCGCGGAAGTAATACGGCAGGCACGTCAGCCGCTGATTCTTATAGCCAATGATCTCTATGGGCTTGATGGTACTATCCGGAACCTGTGTACAAAAGTTCAATTTAAAGCACTACCAGCAAAATCACTGGTTCCAAGACTTCGTGAGATCTGTTCACGCGAACAGCTGACCTGCTCTGCCCAGGCATTAACTGACATTGCCGAGCAGTCTGGTGGTGACATCAGATCTGCAGTGACCATGCTCTATGCGTCTGCCATTGGGAAAGATACCGTGGGTGAAGATGATGTATCTATATCTGCAAAAGACAGTCGTGCCAGTATTTTTGATCTTGTTGCTGCAACGTTAGGCTACCGTCAGGTTCCTTCACTTCTTGATATGTCAATGTCTGTGGATGAAACACCGGATACTATCCTTCAATGGATTGAAGGAAATCTTGGTGTGCTCCCTGACAGAAAAAAGACAGCACAAGCCTATGCTGCATTATCCAGGGCAGATATGTACCTGGGATATACATTTCTCACCCAATATTACACATTATGGCGGTATGCAACCTCAGTCATGCTCTACGGGGTACATGATGTAATGAAGGGTCGGCCATCAGGATATGCCAAGATCATGCCTCCGTCACGATGGAGACAGATGTCTGTTGCGAAAAAGCAGAAGACAATACGGGAACAGTTGTTATCCGATATGGGAACATCAATGCATATGTCAGCCTCTACAGTCCGGAACTTATATCTCTGTCCGATCTCTCTGCTTGCAAAACAATTCCCTGAGCAGTTTGCGAAGAGCTATGATCTGGATGTGGATAAGCTTGACATCCTGATACATGATCCCGCCACATCAAAATCAATAATAAAGAAGATCGAAGATGAGAAGAAGCAGATTGAAAAGGAACTGAAAAAGAAGAAGAAAGAGGAGGATGCAAAGGGCAAGAAAGCCAGGGGATCGAAGAAGGAGAAAGAACCCATAGTAGAGGAGACCCCTTCGATTGATTCATTCTCCAGTCAGGAACCGGGAAATCCCCCTGAACAACCGTCCACTGAACCGGTGGAAAAGGATAAGAAATCGTCTCAGTCAACCCTTTTCAGTTTTTAA
- a CDS encoding methanogenesis marker 2 protein: MKQKKRVRIRAMGEYTCSTEQIAQAVRTYDGVRRKSEIGAMVRDLQIDSQAVVASFGEDAAVIKNGSDALLLAADGIWSKLMDADPYWAGYCAVLVNIHDIAAMGGKPLAMVDVFSISNDTIKKQVIAGMHDASRQFGVPIVGGHLHPDTPYSVIDVAILGIAPLDNIIYSNTACSGDNVLIAIDLKGRVHPSCVLNWDSATLRTAEEVRSQIRIMEEIGSRKLVTAGKDISNPGIIGTLGMLLEVSGKGADIDLTAVPHPDLDEYKITFDHWLRMYPGMGFVLTAKREHVGTIVSLFHQCDMTVCSIGTVNDSGELRIHNNNSSALVFDFSKNGGVMHLGTYP, from the coding sequence ATGAAACAGAAAAAAAGAGTGAGAATTAGGGCCATGGGAGAATACACCTGCTCCACCGAACAGATAGCACAGGCTGTCAGAACATATGACGGAGTGAGACGGAAAAGTGAAATTGGTGCAATGGTTCGGGATCTTCAGATTGATTCTCAGGCTGTTGTCGCATCATTTGGGGAAGATGCTGCAGTAATTAAAAACGGATCTGATGCGTTGCTCCTGGCAGCAGATGGGATCTGGAGTAAACTTATGGATGCTGATCCCTACTGGGCAGGGTATTGTGCAGTCCTTGTAAATATTCATGACATTGCTGCCATGGGAGGAAAACCACTCGCCATGGTAGATGTGTTCTCAATTTCAAATGATACCATAAAAAAGCAGGTCATAGCGGGTATGCATGATGCGTCCAGACAATTTGGTGTGCCGATCGTCGGCGGGCACCTGCATCCGGACACTCCATACAGCGTAATTGATGTTGCAATCCTCGGTATTGCCCCACTGGATAATATTATCTACAGCAATACAGCATGCTCCGGAGATAACGTTCTTATTGCAATAGATTTAAAAGGCAGGGTTCATCCGTCTTGTGTATTAAACTGGGACAGTGCAACCTTGCGAACCGCAGAGGAGGTTCGTAGTCAGATCAGGATAATGGAGGAGATTGGATCCCGAAAACTCGTTACAGCAGGGAAGGACATATCCAATCCGGGGATCATTGGAACACTGGGCATGTTACTTGAAGTATCTGGAAAGGGAGCAGATATTGATCTCACAGCAGTGCCACATCCTGACCTGGATGAGTATAAAATCACCTTTGATCACTGGCTCCGGATGTATCCAGGAATGGGTTTTGTACTAACCGCAAAGAGGGAACATGTTGGCACTATTGTCAGCCTGTTTCATCAGTGTGATATGACCGTTTGTAGTATTGGGACCGTGAATGATTCAGGGGAACTTCGTATTCACAATAATAACTCCTCTGCACTTGTCTTTGACTTTTCGAAAAACGGAGGGGTAATGCATCTTGGAACATATCCCTGA
- the hisA gene encoding 1-(5-phosphoribosyl)-5-[(5-phosphoribosylamino)methylideneamino]imidazole-4-carboxamide isomerase: MIVFPAVDILGGRCVQLVQGKRETATSYGDPLLCAESWINQGAEALHIVNLDGAFGSSKLNAEKITDVIIRTGVKTQLGGGIRSLDDARSWLDCGVDRIIISTFAADDPECLTILSEEYGSDRIMAGVDARAGEMVTHGWERPAGDFLEWADLFIRKGAGSLLYTNVSVEGLCNGIDPKPIRDLLSTVSVPVVVAGGITSPSDIKILKEADAAGVVLGSALYSGKITLQEALEAAG, from the coding sequence ATGATTGTCTTTCCGGCAGTTGATATCCTGGGTGGCCGGTGTGTTCAGCTCGTTCAGGGGAAACGGGAGACCGCTACCAGCTATGGCGATCCCCTTTTATGCGCAGAATCATGGATAAACCAGGGAGCAGAAGCCCTTCATATCGTAAATCTTGATGGGGCGTTCGGATCTTCGAAACTGAATGCTGAAAAGATAACCGACGTCATTATCCGGACTGGCGTTAAAACCCAACTCGGCGGAGGGATTCGATCCCTTGATGATGCCCGTTCCTGGCTTGACTGCGGGGTTGATCGTATCATTATCTCCACATTTGCTGCTGATGATCCGGAATGTCTTACCATTCTTTCTGAAGAATATGGAAGTGATCGGATAATGGCAGGGGTCGATGCCAGGGCAGGAGAGATGGTGACACATGGATGGGAACGTCCGGCAGGTGACTTTCTTGAGTGGGCTGACCTGTTTATCAGGAAGGGAGCTGGTTCATTACTGTATACCAATGTTAGTGTCGAGGGCCTGTGTAATGGAATAGATCCAAAACCGATTCGGGATCTCTTAAGCACCGTGAGTGTTCCTGTTGTTGTGGCAGGTGGTATTACCTCACCATCGGACATAAAAATTCTGAAAGAAGCCGATGCTGCAGGTGTGGTCCTTGGGTCTGCTCTTTATTCTGGAAAGATAACACTTCAAGAGGCGTTGGAGGCAGCAGGATGA
- a CDS encoding ferredoxin-thioredoxin reductase catalytic domain-containing protein: MTPDVSENLLDKRHNELIQEAKKSGYNLNPDTVFTRGLVEGLLINANRYGYESCPCRLSLGDKESDLDIICPCDYRDDDLSEYGACFCGLYVSDTIASENLPAPVVPERRPLASERMKKSSSSVPAGGLPFPVYRCKVCGYLCARNNPPEKCPICKAEKERFEIFLR, translated from the coding sequence ATGACACCGGATGTTTCAGAGAACTTACTTGATAAAAGGCATAATGAACTTATACAGGAAGCTAAAAAAAGCGGATATAATCTTAATCCCGATACGGTTTTTACCAGAGGGTTGGTTGAAGGACTTTTAATCAATGCCAACAGATATGGATACGAATCATGTCCATGCAGACTTTCTCTCGGAGATAAGGAATCTGATCTTGACATTATCTGCCCCTGCGATTATCGTGATGATGACCTCAGTGAGTATGGAGCATGCTTTTGCGGCCTTTATGTATCAGACACTATTGCCTCGGAGAATCTTCCGGCACCGGTGGTTCCGGAAAGGCGACCTCTTGCTTCTGAACGAATGAAAAAGTCTTCATCATCAGTTCCGGCAGGAGGCCTTCCATTTCCGGTTTATCGCTGTAAAGTCTGCGGATATCTTTGTGCTCGGAATAATCCGCCTGAAAAGTGCCCCATTTGTAAGGCTGAAAAAGAACGGTTTGAGATCTTTCTCCGGTAG
- a CDS encoding methionine adenosyltransferase, protein MSRNITIEMLNQIPVQDQQIELVERKCLGHPDSIADGIAEAVSRALCNTYIDQFGGVLHHNTDQGEIVAGESMPKFGGGKIIKPIFVLLDGRATKEFNGEKIAADTVALKAAKDYLRTILPELNLDQHLIMDCRLGTGSTDLRDVFKPEAGQIPRANDTSFGVSYAPFSDIEKCIREISSYIDTTLRPKYPVYGTDIKIMGLRQGNTIKLTICCAMVDRYVSSLSDYVNYREKLAEEALKVAKTCTDKKVEVSVNTADCDIECSLFLTVTGTSAEMGDDGSVGRGNRANGLITPHRPMSMEATSGKNPINHIGKIYNLLSNELAHTCVEKVDGIAEIQVRLLSQIGSPIDQPLVASAQIIPKPSFTVKDIERDVYEIIDSGLENITSVTERVIRGELKTF, encoded by the coding sequence ATGAGCAGAAATATCACAATTGAAATGCTGAACCAGATCCCGGTTCAGGATCAACAGATTGAACTGGTCGAGAGGAAATGTCTTGGTCATCCTGATAGTATTGCAGATGGAATAGCAGAGGCAGTCAGCCGTGCATTGTGTAATACCTATATAGACCAGTTTGGCGGAGTTCTTCATCACAATACCGATCAGGGTGAGATAGTTGCAGGAGAATCAATGCCGAAATTTGGCGGTGGAAAGATCATCAAGCCTATATTTGTTCTTCTTGATGGTCGTGCCACTAAGGAATTCAATGGTGAAAAGATTGCCGCAGATACCGTTGCATTAAAAGCGGCCAAAGACTACCTCCGGACAATCCTGCCTGAACTCAATCTTGACCAGCATTTAATCATGGACTGTCGTCTTGGTACCGGGTCAACGGATCTTCGGGATGTCTTTAAACCTGAAGCAGGACAAATTCCACGCGCAAACGATACATCATTTGGAGTTTCTTATGCTCCATTCTCTGACATAGAAAAATGTATCCGTGAGATCTCTTCATATATCGATACCACGCTCCGTCCCAAATACCCGGTTTATGGAACTGATATTAAAATCATGGGGCTTCGCCAGGGTAACACCATTAAACTCACTATTTGTTGTGCGATGGTTGACCGCTATGTCTCATCCCTCTCTGATTATGTAAACTACCGTGAGAAATTAGCAGAGGAAGCACTGAAAGTAGCAAAAACCTGTACTGATAAAAAAGTAGAAGTTTCTGTTAATACTGCAGATTGCGATATCGAGTGCAGTCTGTTTCTGACGGTAACCGGAACATCTGCAGAAATGGGTGATGATGGTTCTGTGGGAAGAGGAAACCGTGCCAATGGTCTTATCACTCCGCACCGCCCGATGAGCATGGAAGCAACCAGTGGGAAAAACCCGATTAACCATATCGGTAAGATCTATAATCTCCTTTCGAATGAACTGGCACACACCTGTGTAGAGAAAGTCGATGGTATTGCAGAGATTCAGGTCCGGCTTCTCTCACAGATTGGTTCACCTATTGACCAGCCGCTGGTAGCAAGTGCACAGATAATTCCAAAGCCGTCATTTACCGTAAAAGATATTGAAAGAGATGTTTATGAGATCATTGACTCCGGTCTTGAAAACATCACCTCTGTTACAGAACGGGTAATCAGAGGAGAATTAAAGACATTTTAA
- a CDS encoding UPF0146 family protein, which yields MSGYKYIETAIARFIAGRYRSVIEVGAGTNLHTANLLFRTGILIRCVDIIDPPLNSWIPYVKDDVSDPEPGLYQGCDCIYAIRPVEEMIPPLIRLAHSVHADLVVYHLGFEGAARPAPLPGCEVPLHIYVKN from the coding sequence ATGAGCGGGTATAAATATATTGAGACGGCGATTGCCAGGTTCATCGCCGGACGGTACCGCTCAGTAATTGAAGTTGGAGCCGGAACAAACCTCCATACTGCAAACCTGTTATTCAGAACCGGGATATTGATCAGATGTGTGGATATCATCGATCCGCCCCTCAATTCATGGATCCCGTACGTGAAAGATGATGTGTCAGATCCCGAACCAGGGCTCTATCAGGGTTGTGATTGTATCTATGCAATACGACCGGTGGAAGAGATGATTCCTCCACTTATAAGACTTGCACACTCTGTTCATGCAGATCTTGTCGTCTACCATCTGGGGTTTGAAGGAGCAGCCCGGCCGGCTCCCCTTCCCGGATGTGAAGTCCCTCTCCATATATATGTTAAAAACTGA
- the hisB gene encoding imidazoleglycerol-phosphate dehydratase HisB: MRTAEIKRKTKETDITVRFSLDGSGKGTIHTGIPFFDHMLDSFTRHSRFDLDIQAIGDLEKGPHHTIEDIGIVLGQVFTHALGEGRGIQRFASVIVPMDESKAEVALDVGGRPYLVFEGSFSGPVEGVIESWLVRHFFESFIQNAKVTAHMNVSGFSDHHKCEALFKAFGVALHSATKIVYDDGQVPSTKGVL; encoded by the coding sequence ATGAGAACTGCAGAAATAAAGAGAAAGACTAAAGAAACAGATATCACGGTTCGTTTTTCACTTGACGGCTCTGGCAAGGGGACAATTCATACCGGAATTCCATTTTTTGATCATATGCTTGATTCATTCACGAGACATAGCAGATTTGATCTGGATATTCAGGCTATCGGAGATCTTGAGAAGGGTCCTCATCACACCATTGAAGACATTGGTATCGTTCTGGGGCAGGTCTTCACACACGCTCTTGGTGAGGGAAGAGGTATTCAGCGATTCGCAAGTGTCATCGTTCCTATGGATGAGTCAAAGGCAGAGGTAGCACTTGATGTCGGGGGTCGCCCGTATCTTGTCTTTGAGGGTTCATTCAGCGGACCGGTAGAAGGAGTTATCGAGTCCTGGCTGGTTCGACATTTTTTTGAAAGTTTTATTCAGAACGCGAAAGTGACGGCTCATATGAATGTATCCGGATTTTCGGATCATCACAAATGCGAGGCACTCTTTAAGGCATTTGGAGTTGCACTGCACTCAGCAACAAAAATTGTCTACGATGACGGACAGGTTCCAAGTACAAAAGGTGTGCTGTAA
- a CDS encoding archaemetzincin family Zn-dependent metalloprotease, whose translation MNILIFWDRDAPAGLEIPVARIISQIMDIPAEVCESPVLYNGFDRSRNQFDASAILTCLDVFSRRNEEKRFILLVTGDDIFRPGTRYVFGLSRPATGTAVISSARLRNEYWGLPSDEMMLIDRLSREGAHEIGHLLHLDHCTNTSCIMANPLTLDDLDNKKSMLCQTCMSKVQNSPLSVQL comes from the coding sequence ATGAATATCCTTATTTTTTGGGATCGGGACGCTCCGGCCGGTCTTGAAATACCGGTTGCCCGGATCATCTCTCAAATCATGGATATTCCGGCTGAAGTGTGTGAAAGCCCGGTTCTTTATAACGGGTTTGACAGGAGCAGAAACCAGTTTGATGCAAGTGCAATATTAACCTGTCTTGATGTTTTTTCCCGCCGGAATGAAGAAAAGAGATTTATTTTACTGGTAACCGGAGATGATATCTTCAGACCGGGCACCAGATATGTATTTGGTCTCTCCCGTCCAGCAACAGGGACTGCTGTAATCTCATCTGCCAGACTAAGAAATGAATACTGGGGTCTTCCATCTGATGAGATGATGCTTATTGACCGGTTATCACGAGAAGGAGCCCATGAGATTGGTCATCTCTTACATCTTGATCACTGCACCAATACTTCATGTATCATGGCAAACCCGCTCACCCTTGATGATCTTGACAATAAGAAATCAATGCTCTGTCAGACCTGTATGAGCAAAGTACAAAATAGTCCGCTATCAGTTCAGCTTTAA
- a CDS encoding methyltransferase: MKNTQDNTDNTCKALWEFPPVPPDNFFSIINSNNDGARLLCLIGASVRLGIFDTLEDWKNEHDLEDIIQYPHPVTDFVQSLIKTGLVEYKDGKIRNTPVASTYLTSHSPYFQGAYLEKSIQHLQDLWIPLSDILTSGPKIFVEEKFFADISLPSMAQNALCGRLQEVVNGVTSLSSFMNMKKMIDLGGGHGLYAIALACKNPNLSAIIFDLPGVVPLATGYIEKYHLEGRVKVMGGNFFSDPIGRDYDLILSSSNPSGKSPDMVGKISDALKKGGFFVSIQPGDENAPYDSLHELEFFLWTFDTATLPKKTWSKNKKFLTEEYRSALKDNGLTIRSVTRVSDPYIQDYGVTMMIAQKMG; encoded by the coding sequence ATGAAAAATACACAAGACAACACGGATAATACCTGTAAAGCGTTATGGGAATTTCCACCTGTTCCCCCGGATAATTTTTTCTCCATTATAAATTCCAATAACGATGGCGCAAGACTTCTCTGCCTGATTGGTGCATCGGTCAGATTAGGAATATTTGATACCCTGGAAGACTGGAAAAATGAACATGATTTAGAAGATATAATTCAATATCCACATCCGGTTACTGATTTCGTTCAGAGTTTAATAAAAACCGGTCTTGTTGAATATAAGGATGGAAAGATACGAAACACGCCGGTTGCTTCAACATATCTCACCAGTCATTCTCCGTATTTTCAGGGAGCATATCTGGAAAAGTCTATTCAGCATCTACAAGACCTCTGGATACCTCTTTCTGATATTCTGACATCCGGCCCGAAAATATTTGTTGAAGAAAAGTTCTTTGCTGATATATCATTGCCATCGATGGCGCAGAATGCGTTGTGTGGACGACTTCAGGAAGTAGTGAATGGAGTAACATCTCTCTCCTCATTTATGAATATGAAAAAAATGATAGACCTTGGTGGGGGACATGGTCTGTACGCAATCGCACTTGCATGTAAAAATCCCAACCTCAGCGCAATAATATTTGATTTACCCGGAGTTGTTCCACTGGCAACCGGATATATTGAAAAATACCATCTTGAAGGAAGGGTCAAGGTAATGGGAGGGAATTTTTTCTCTGATCCAATTGGCCGGGATTATGATCTTATCCTTTCATCATCTAACCCCAGTGGGAAAAGTCCTGACATGGTAGGGAAAATCTCCGATGCTTTGAAAAAAGGAGGATTTTTTGTGAGTATTCAGCCAGGTGATGAGAATGCGCCCTATGATTCACTTCATGAACTTGAATTTTTCCTCTGGACATTTGACACCGCAACTTTGCCAAAGAAAACATGGAGTAAGAATAAAAAATTCCTGACAGAGGAATACCGATCTGCGTTAAAAGATAATGGACTTACCATCAGATCAGTTACTAGGGTTTCTGATCCCTATATTCAGGATTATGGAGTAACCATGATGATTGCACAAAAAATGGGGTGA
- the mtxX gene encoding methanogenesis marker protein Mmp4/MtxX, with protein sequence MEHIPEKSSVIGIGIRSDPERVFFGISSYSGRSTIRCYLHTDLHTSVPPRFHSIISEHPELDLISDLFSGTLDAAIRGTLSSHHTLQLLKETAGVSTLERVVLLETADGSHFFLGPVGIDEGWTISDKVSLIEKVKPLCQKFGLSEKVTILSGGRLDDVGRHPAVDRSLADAELVARLSGGVHRGILIEEAVKDSGFIVAPDGVSGNLIFRTLLFLGRGRSYGAPVLNIPKIFVDTSRVNPNYLHALNLADNLIELSFLKKSSI encoded by the coding sequence TTGGAACATATCCCTGAAAAATCATCAGTCATTGGCATTGGTATCAGAAGTGATCCCGAACGGGTATTTTTTGGTATCTCATCCTATTCAGGCAGGTCAACGATCAGGTGTTACCTGCATACGGATCTTCATACATCTGTACCACCCCGGTTTCATTCAATTATTTCCGAACATCCAGAGCTGGATCTGATATCAGATCTTTTTTCCGGGACACTTGATGCAGCGATTCGGGGGACATTATCCTCACATCATACACTGCAGCTATTAAAAGAGACAGCCGGAGTATCCACACTTGAACGAGTAGTCCTTTTGGAGACTGCAGACGGCTCTCATTTCTTCCTTGGTCCGGTAGGGATAGATGAAGGATGGACCATTTCTGACAAAGTATCGCTTATTGAAAAAGTAAAACCACTCTGTCAGAAGTTCGGGCTTTCGGAAAAGGTGACCATTCTGTCAGGTGGTCGTCTGGATGATGTCGGTCGTCATCCTGCCGTTGACAGAAGTCTTGCTGATGCAGAACTGGTTGCCCGTCTGTCCGGAGGGGTTCACAGAGGCATACTCATCGAAGAGGCAGTAAAGGACTCAGGATTCATTGTAGCTCCTGATGGAGTATCGGGTAATTTAATCTTCAGAACACTGTTATTTCTTGGGAGAGGACGTTCTTATGGGGCACCAGTCCTGAATATCCCGAAAATCTTTGTAGATACTTCGCGCGTTAACCCGAACTATCTTCACGCGCTAAATCTCGCAGATAATCTCATTGAGTTATCTTTCCTGAAAAAATCTTCAATTTGA
- a CDS encoding histone family protein gives MADLPIAAVVRIAKKNGAERVGSDAAAALVAKAEDYIANLTREANRLAQHAGRKTIKEEDVKMAAENA, from the coding sequence ATGGCAGACTTACCTATTGCAGCAGTTGTAAGAATTGCAAAGAAGAATGGGGCTGAGCGTGTGGGAAGCGATGCAGCAGCAGCTCTTGTAGCAAAAGCTGAAGACTACATTGCAAACCTGACAAGGGAAGCAAACCGCCTTGCCCAGCATGCAGGTAGAAAAACAATTAAGGAAGAAGACGTCAAGATGGCCGCAGAGAATGCCTAA
- the hisG gene encoding ATP phosphoribosyltransferase, with protein sequence MTKNSSPISDRTPVFHVRIAIPNKGRISVPIRELIEKSGLGIIDNGDRTLIARTRDQHVEILYARPIDIPEYVASGVADLGITGHDMVVERGSAVTELLNLGFGSASVVLAVPENSNLNSPKDLNGKRVSTEFPAITRKYFKKAGIIPIIVPVGGACEATPSLGISDAIVDISSSGSTLRQNHLKIIDTVLETSTYLIANPRSCIDKKEKIDEIHLALESVLNARGKCYLMMNVIRSSLDDIRTIIPGMGGPTIMDVASSADMVAVHAVVDEEKVYQLINRLKQAGARDILVMNIERLIR encoded by the coding sequence ATGACCAAAAATTCTTCTCCGATCTCTGATCGGACTCCTGTTTTTCATGTCCGTATTGCGATCCCGAACAAAGGGCGGATATCTGTTCCAATCAGGGAATTAATTGAAAAATCCGGTCTTGGGATTATTGATAATGGTGATCGGACCCTGATCGCCCGGACCCGTGATCAACACGTGGAAATCCTCTATGCCCGTCCGATAGATATCCCGGAATATGTCGCTTCTGGTGTTGCAGATCTTGGGATTACCGGTCATGATATGGTTGTGGAACGAGGTTCCGCAGTGACGGAGCTTCTCAATTTGGGATTTGGATCAGCTTCTGTTGTTCTTGCAGTCCCGGAAAATTCAAATCTGAATTCCCCCAAAGATCTGAATGGGAAGCGGGTATCAACAGAATTTCCTGCAATTACCAGGAAATATTTTAAAAAAGCTGGTATCATACCGATTATTGTTCCGGTCGGGGGAGCTTGTGAAGCAACTCCGTCTCTTGGCATATCTGATGCCATTGTTGATATTTCAAGTTCTGGATCAACTCTTCGTCAGAATCACTTAAAGATTATTGATACTGTTCTTGAAACAAGTACTTATCTTATCGCAAATCCCCGGTCATGTATTGATAAAAAAGAAAAGATTGATGAGATTCATCTGGCACTCGAGAGTGTATTGAATGCCCGGGGGAAATGTTATCTGATGATGAATGTAATACGCAGTTCCCTTGATGATATAAGAACCATTATTCCTGGAATGGGTGGACCCACCATAATGGATGTGGCGTCTTCTGCCGATATGGTTGCTGTTCATGCGGTGGTTGACGAGGAGAAGGTCTACCAGCTTATAAACCGCCTGAAACAGGCAGGTGCACGGGATATACTGGTAATGAATATTGAGCGCTTAATCAGGTGA
- a CDS encoding PAS domain-containing sensor histidine kinase, whose protein sequence is MTITTSPDDLFHAAPVIAFERNNSDIWKIKSISANNLKYGILVNSTDGETDILSNIYKDDQDLVSRKMGGALLQKRPGIELRYRIRAGAYYRWVEEYCSLSYDNAGRPQKALSYLWISSLPIEWALLYKGSEIWNTLNSKIRHDILNQLTAILGYLELSTDLITDPTLIDFTQKEQNAAEKIRDRLIFTCEYQKIGMLEFSWISLSDIIKEALNEIVMDPIQVFIDTGNSLMYADRNFRLALEKILANIPEHATGATTVHISLEPDGDGGKLIIQDDGCGIVQQQKTRIFDLGFGKGSGYGLFLAEKILSIFEITIQENGVFGEGARFELMIPSHILEIRS, encoded by the coding sequence ATGACCATTACAACCTCCCCGGATGACCTTTTTCACGCTGCACCGGTTATTGCGTTTGAACGTAATAATTCGGATATATGGAAAATAAAATCCATTTCTGCTAATAATTTAAAATATGGCATTCTGGTGAATTCAACAGATGGGGAGACTGACATCCTTTCCAATATCTACAAGGATGATCAGGATCTGGTTTCCAGAAAAATGGGCGGGGCCTTACTGCAGAAGAGGCCTGGCATTGAGCTTAGGTACAGAATCCGCGCCGGGGCATATTATCGGTGGGTTGAGGAATACTGTTCCCTTTCTTATGATAATGCAGGTCGGCCACAAAAAGCACTCAGCTATTTATGGATAAGTTCTCTTCCGATAGAATGGGCATTATTATATAAAGGGTCTGAAATCTGGAATACGTTAAATTCAAAAATACGGCATGATATTTTAAACCAACTTACCGCAATACTCGGATATCTTGAACTTTCAACTGATTTGATAACAGATCCTACATTGATAGATTTTACCCAGAAAGAACAGAATGCTGCTGAAAAAATTCGTGACCGGTTAATCTTTACTTGTGAATATCAGAAGATCGGAATGCTTGAATTCTCCTGGATATCCCTGTCAGATATCATAAAAGAAGCTCTGAATGAAATTGTGATGGATCCAATCCAGGTCTTCATAGATACCGGGAACTCTCTGATGTATGCAGACAGAAATTTCAGGCTTGCCCTTGAGAAAATTTTAGCAAATATTCCGGAACACGCAACCGGTGCTACTACAGTTCACATCTCTCTAGAACCAGACGGTGACGGGGGGAAGCTTATTATCCAGGATGACGGTTGTGGTATTGTCCAGCAGCAAAAAACCAGAATATTTGATCTTGGTTTTGGAAAGGGTAGTGGATATGGATTATTTTTAGCTGAAAAAATTTTATCAATCTTTGAGATCACCATTCAGGAAAATGGAGTCTTCGGAGAAGGCGCACGATTTGAGTTGATGATACCCTCTCATATTTTGGAAATCCGATCCTGA